In a genomic window of Quercus lobata isolate SW786 chromosome 4, ValleyOak3.0 Primary Assembly, whole genome shotgun sequence:
- the LOC115985620 gene encoding uncharacterized protein LOC115985620 has product MTTALRMLAYGVAADFMDEYVRIAKTTAITNLKKFIATVVAIFSKEYLRSPNNENIARLLAHGQNRGFPDMLGSIDCMHWKWKNCPTAWKGMYCGHICEPSINLEAVASYDLWIWHLFFGLPGSNNDINVFERSHVFSELAQRRAPAVNYSINDHDYTIGYYLADGIYPQWSTFVKTIPRPLGAKRKLFAKTQEPYRKDVEHAFGVLQARFAIVRGPARFFYHETLQDIMKACIILHNMIIEDERDEAKAVDLDYEQIDEISCTPMSREPTNEFTEFIQVHQCIRDREVHSQLQMNLIEHLWQLQGES; this is encoded by the coding sequence ATGACCACTGCACTTAGAATGCTTGCTTATGGAGTAGCAGCTGATTTTATGGATGAATATGTGAGAATAGCAAAAACCACTGCAATaaccaatttgaaaaaatttattgcaacaGTGGTTGCTATTTTTTCAAAGGAATACTTGAGGTCACCAAATAATGAAAACATCGCTAGATTGTTAGCCCATGGCCAAAACCGTGGATTTCCAGACATGTTGGGAAGTATTGATTGCATGCAttggaaatggaaaaattgTCCAACTGCATGGAAAGGGATGTATTGTGGTCATATTTGTGAGCCAAGTATTAATTTGGAAGCAGTGGCTTCATATGATCTTTGGATATGGCActtattttttgggttacctGGGTCAAATAATGATATTAACGTGTTTGAGCGGTCTCATGTATTTTCTGAGCTTGCACAAAGACGTGCTCCTGCAGTTAATTACTCAATCAATGATCATGATTACACAATAGGATACTATCTTGCCGATGGCATATATCCACAATGGTCAACATTTGTGAAGACAATCCCAAGGCCACTAGgagcaaaaagaaaattatttgcaaaaactCAGGAGCCATATAGGAAGGATGTAGAGCATGCATTTGGAGTGCTTCAAGCACGATTTGCAATTGTACGTGGACCTGCACGGTTTTTCTATCATGAAACACTACAAGACATTATGAAAGCATGCATAATTCTTCATAACATGATTATTGAAGATGAGCGAGATGAAGCTAAAGCAGTGGACTTAGATTATGAACAAATTGATGAGATTTCATGTACACCAATGTCACGTGAGCCAACAAATGAATTTACGGAGTTCATTCAAGTTCATCAATGCATTAGGGATCGAGAAGTTCATTCTCAACTCCAAATGAATCTCATTGAACATTTATGGCAATTACAAGGAGAGTCATGa